A region of Athene noctua chromosome 10, bAthNoc1.hap1.1, whole genome shotgun sequence DNA encodes the following proteins:
- the PPM1M gene encoding protein phosphatase 1M isoform X2 yields the protein MADPVLHAGTAPCAHPAAGPGLHPRAQFLTGYYWALFDGHGGPEAAIIASNYLHYCIKQKLEEVVGGITEACPPMHLSGRCVCDSDPQFVEEKHIQAEDLVVGALENAFQECDEVIGQEMEATNQTGGCTALAALYFQGKLYVANAGDSRAILVLKDDVVPMSCEFTPETERQRIQHLAFLFPKLLDGEFTRFEFPRRLKGDDVGQKVLYRDYFMEGWGYKMVEKADLKYPLVHGHGKQARLLGTLAVSRGLGDHQLKVIDTNIEVKPFLSCIPKVNVFEFAQHNIKEDDVLIMATDGLWDVLCNKEVAHVVRSFLAENRTDPHRFSELAKCLVCRARGKKRGHQWMLDDSREASYDDISVFVIPLHKRDED from the exons atgGCTGATCCTGTGCTCCACGCAGGTACAGCCCCCTGTGCTCACCCTGCTGCCGGCCCTGGTCTGCACCCAAGGGCCCAG TTTCTGACCGGTTACTACTGGGCACTGTTTGATGGCCACGGTGGCCCAGAAGCTGCCATCATCGCCTCCAACTACTTGCACTACTGCATCaagcagaagctggaggaggTTGTGGGAGGCATCACAGAGGCCTGTCCCCCCATGCATCTCAGCGGACGCTGCGTTTGTGATAGTGACCCCCAGTTCGTGGAGGAGAAGCACATCCAGGCAGAGGACCTGGTGGTGGGAGCGCTGGAGAACGCCTTCCAGGAATGT GATGAAGTAATCGGCCAGGAGATGGAAGCTACAAACCAGACAGGAGGCTGCACTGCTCTGGCTGCCCTTTATTTCCAGGGAAAGCTGTATGTGGCTAATGCTGGGGACAGCAG GGCAATTCTTGTTCTGAAGGACGATGTTGTGCCCATGAGCTGTGAGTTCACACCTGAGACAGAGAGGCAGCGAATCCAGCACCTG gcttttcttttcccaaagctCCTGGATGGCGAGTTCACACGCTTTGAGTTTCCACGGAGGTTGAAGGGAGATGACGTGGGCCAGAAAGTCTTGTACCGGGATTACTTCATGGAGGGCTG GGGATACAAGATGGTGGAGAAAGCTGACCTCAAGTATCCTCTTGTCCATGGTCACGGGAAGCAG GCTCGCTTGCTGGGGACTCTGGCTGTCTCTCGAGGTCTGGGGGATCATCAACTCAAAGTCATCGACACCAACATTGAAGTCAAACCTTTCCTCTCCTGCATTCCCAAG GTGAATGTATTTGAATTTGCTCAGCACAACATTAAGGAAGACGATGTCCTCATCATGGCAACTGATGGCCTTTGGGATGTTCTGTGTAACAAAGAGGTGGCCCATGTGGTCAGGAGCTTCCTTGCAGAAAACAGGACAGATCCTCACAG ATTTTCAGAACTGGCCAAGTGCTTGGTATGCAGAGCCAGGGGAAAGAAGAGAGGCCACCAGTGGATGTTGGATGACAGCCGCGAGGCATCCTACGATGACATCTCTGTATTTGTCATCCCACTGCACAAGAGGGATGAGGACTGA